In Zalophus californianus isolate mZalCal1 chromosome 17, mZalCal1.pri.v2, whole genome shotgun sequence, one DNA window encodes the following:
- the LOC113936409 gene encoding chymotrypsinogen B-like: MAFLWLLSCFALVEAAYGYCGVPTIEPVLSGLSRIVNGEDAVPGSWPWQVSLQDSTGFHFCGGSLISEDWVVTAAHCGVSTSHLVVAGEFNQRSDEENIQVLKIAKVFKNPRFNMLTVRNDITLLKLATPARFSQAVSPVCLPEATDEFPPGLLCVTTGWGKTKYNANKTPDKLQQAALPLLSNAECQKFWGSKISDVMICAGASGVSSCKGDSGGPLVCQKDGAWTLVGIVSWGSGTCSTSVPAVYARVTELMPWVQEILAAN; encoded by the exons ATGGcctttctctggcttctctcctgCTTTGCCCTTGTGGAGGCTGCCTACGGCT aCTGCGGGGTCCCCACCATTGAGCCTGTGCTGAGTGGTCTGTCCAGGATCGTCAATGGGGAGGACGCCGTCCCGGGCTCCTGGCCCTGGCAGGTGTCCCTGCAG GACAGCACTGGCTTCCACTTCTGCGGGGGCTCCCTCATCAGCGAGGACTGGGTGGTCACTGCCGCCCACTGCGGGGTCAG CACGTCTCACCTGGTCGTGGCTGGGGAGTTTAACCAGCGCTCAGATGAGGAGAACATCCAGGTCCTGAAGATTGCCAAG GTTTTCAAGAACCCCAGGTTCAACATGCTGACCGTCCGCAACGACATCACCCTGCTGAAGCTGGCCACGCCCGCCCGCTTCTCCCAGGCCGTGTCCCCCGTGTGCCTGCCCGAGGCGACAGACGAATTCCCCCCTGGTTTGCTGTGTGTCACCACCGGCTGGGGAAAGACCAAGTACAATG CCAACAAGACCCCCGACAAGCTGCAGCAGGCGGCCCTGCCCCTCCTGTCCAACGCCGAGTGCCAGAAGTTCTGGGGCAGCAAGATCAGCGATGTGATGATTTGCGCCGGCGCCAGCGGGGTCTCCTCCTGCAAG GGCGACTCTGGTGGCCCCCTGGTCTGCCAGAAGGACGGAGCCTGGACCCTGGTGGGCATCGTGTCCTGGGGCAGTGGGACCTGCTCTACCTCTGTTCCTGCTGTGTACGCCCGCGTCACCGAGCTCATGCCCTGGGTTCAGGAAATACTTGCTGCCAACTGA